Genomic segment of Paenibacillus sp. FSL R5-0912:
GTGTAGGCTCGAACGATCTGCTGCCGGAGTCTGTGGACGGAAAACCGATTACACTGCATTTGCCCGAAATTGTGAATTATGACCTGTCTACAGATCAGGAGCATTGGGCTACTCTGTCACAGATGAATACACCTGTAATTACCGTTGATCCTTCTATAGATATGGATGAAGCGTTGGATGCCGTAGTTAACTTTCCGCTAATTCCCGATTATCTGAGAAGCGACCTGCAGAAGAGCCGGATTCTGTCTGGTGATATTCCGATGCCGCTGATAAAGGGCAGCAATGATGAACAGATTACAGTGGCTGACACCCCTGTTATTCTTACCGAAATGAAGTTCAGCGAAGGCTATAGCTATTCCGCAGTCTGGGTCCAGGATGGTCAGATGCTCCAGCTTACAGGCGGAGATGTCTATCCGGATAGGGATAAGTTCATTCAGAAGGTACAGGAGTTGATTACACAATGAGTAGCGCACCTGCAATTGATGCTAACGCCCTGACCAAAGAGTATCCTAATGGACGCGGTTGCCGGGATGTTACCATCACTGTGGGGAAAGGGGAAGCCTTCGGCTTCCTCGGCCCCAACGGTGCCGGCAAGAGCACCTTCGTCAAAATGCTGGTGGGACTCATCTCGCCAACGGGCGGGAAAGCTTCCATCCTGGGTCATCCGCTCGGTTCTCTTGAAGCCAAAGCCAAGATCGGGTACTTGCCTGAGCTATACCGCTATCAGGATTGGCTGACCGGAGAAGAGGTAGTCAGACTGCATGCTAAGCTAAGCCGGACCCGGAAAAGTGTGGCGGACATAAGGATCCCACAGCTTCTGCAGGAAGTAGGCATTGGTCAGCGGGGGAAGGACCGGGTCAAGCATTATTCCAAGGGAATGCAGCAGCGGCTGGGACTGGCTTGTGCGCTGGTCAACGAGCCGGAAATTATTTTTCTCGATGAGCCCTCCTCTGCGCTTGATCCAATCGGGAGAATGGAAGTACGGATGATTCTGGAGCGGCTCAAGGAGAGAGGGATCACGATATTTCTCAACTCCCATTTGCTTGAGGATGTTGAAGTGCTGTGCGACCGGATGGCCATGCTTAATAACGGGACGGTCCTGCGGCACGGCAAAGTATCAGAGATCCTGAGCCAGCGGACCAGCTGGCATTTCAAAGTGGGCGGGTATACGCCTTTTTTGCTGTCCTGGCTGAAGGAACATACAGGGCTTACCATCCGGCAGACGACCGCTGGAGCCGGAAAAACCAGGCAGGGAATCGGACAAGAGCCGGAATTAGGCAGCAGTGTCGTATGGCTGGAAGCAGAGCTGGACAACGAGGAGCAGGCGGGCTGGCTGAACGGGCTGATTGTGGAGCAGGGGATGACTCTATATGAAGTAACCCGCAAACAAGAACGGCTGGAAGAGTGGTTCATGGATGCTGTATCCGGACTTAGCCATAGGGGAGAGAGCGAATGAATACCATACTTGAAATGACATGGAAGGAAATGCTGCGTAAAAAGGTGATGCTGCTAACTCTGCTGCTCACGTTTGTCTTTCTGATCGCCTTCTGGTTTGTGGCCGATACGGTTGGAAAGAATGAGCCTGGGGCAGGGTCTATACATAACGGGAGTGAGTTGTTCACACGATTTACGAACGGCGCCTTTATTCTTAGTCTGGGATACTTCTTCGGCGCCTTTGTAATCGCCTTTCTGGCGATCTTCAGCTCGTTCTCGGTAATTGCGGGGGAAGCGGAACAGGGAGTCATGCAGGCATTGCTGCCCCGGCCGCTGCCGCGCTGGAAATGGTATGCCGGACGCTGGCTCGGTTTCGTAACACTGGGTGTAGTTTATGCCTTCATTCTATTTCTGGCTATCCTGCTGATCACAAATGTCCATGCGAGCGTTCCCAGAGATCCGGCAGCACTAGTGAAGTCATTTTTGCTGTTTGCTTCTGTGGTTCCATTGTTAATCTCCGTATCCATGCTGGGCTCAGGGATTTTCTCGGCGCTGGGTAACGGTGTGTTCATGACGATGCTCTATGGGGCAGGGTTTCTGGGAGGAATGCTTGATAAGCTAAGCGGTTCGCTGCGGCTGGAGAATGACGCGCTGAATGTGCTGCATAATCTGACCGGGATCATGTCGATGCTGATGCCGGCAGATGCCTTGCAGCGCAGAATGACCGCCGAGCTGTTCAGTCTGAAGGATATCAGCGGTCTGGTTTCCCTAAGTAATGGCGGACTTAGCATCATTAATATCAGCGCGTACCCGTCAGTGTCATTCATCGTATATGCTGTGTGTTATACCGTAATTGTATTTGTAATAGGAATTCTGCATTTTCAGCGCAAGGATTTATAAGACAAATAAACAGCGCCCTCAAAGTTTCCTGGTTAAGGAACTTCAGGGGCGCTGCTTCGCATGCAGGCCGGCAATCATTTGGTCACGCCAATCTCAATCCAATCCGTAGACCAGTTACCGATTTCACCAAGAATGGGAGCCAGTGCCGTGCCTTTGTCGGTCAACGAATACTCAATACGCACAGGCATTTCAGGATACACCGTGCGCTGAATGATGCCTTCGTTCTCCATTTCCTTCAGCCGGTCGGATAATACTTTGCCGCTTAGATTGGATAAGCAATGCTCGATTTCCCCGAATCGCCGCGGACCATCCATCAGGACGAATACGATCAGTGCAACCCACCGTTTACTAAGCACATCGACCGCTTTCTCGAAGCGTGGACACATTTCGAAATTGTTCATTAGCATCACCTCAACATTCATTATATCATAAACTTACAATAAGTAATCATTAATATTTAAATATATATTATAACTTGACGAACTTATATTACAATGATAAACTAACTTACAAATAGTTACTAGTGAAAATAATGAATATTAAAATTTTACGAACCAGGCATAGGCTATTACGCATTTTTTAGAGAAAAGTTGCTTGCCTGCTTATACCAACTAAGCCTATGCTTCCGATACGAGTTTTGCGTAACCAGTTCGGAGAAGCTTATGCTATCAAAACTAAGTGTATGCTTCCGAAGCAAGTTTTGCGAAATGAAATCGAAGAAGCTAATGCTATCAAAACTTTTAGGATGGTGCACTCATGATCAAACCCGATATCCTTTCCATATTACAGAACAAAATCAAACGGATCTCCAAGGATGATTCCACGAATATACTGGTTGGTCCCATTACCTTGCCGGTGAACCTGGACGGGGAGACCGTTACCTTCAAATGGTACAGCTGGCTGAAAGTGACGGATGAAGAGCTTCAGCAAGCGGAAGGTAAAGAGGCTACTGAACTGCTTATCAGCCGGTTGTCTTCAATGAACCTTGCGGATGGACAACAGTCGAGCGTTCTTGTCTATGGGGATTTCGAGAACTCCGACGAAGCGCTGATCCGGATGCACAGCATTTGCCACACCGGTGATATTTTTGGCAGCAAACGCTGCGATTGCGGCTTCCAGCTGCACACATCGATGAAGATGATTGCCCAGCATGGTTCCGGAGCACTCTTTTACCTGGCTAATCATGAGGGACGAGGCATCGGCCTGTTCAGCAAAGCCATGGCTTATATTCTGCAGGAAGAAGGATATGATACTGTAGAAGCTAATCTGGAGCTGGGCTTTGCTGATGATTCCAGAGATTACACAGACGCGATCAGTGTGCTTCAGCACCTGCGCAGCAAACCGGTGACCCTGATCACCAATAATCCGAAGAAGATGGAAGCTCTGAGAGCTGCCGGAATGAACACGGTCAAAAGAGTACCGCTATGGGGCGATGTCTCGGTCTTCAACGAAAAGTATCTGCGGACCAAAGTAGCCCGCTCCGGACATCTGGAGGCTGTGCAGAGCGCGGATTTTTTTGAGGGCAGAGTAGCTAAATAAGCCGGCCGTACTCTGGCAGAGCAG
This window contains:
- a CDS encoding ABC transporter permease, yielding MNTILEMTWKEMLRKKVMLLTLLLTFVFLIAFWFVADTVGKNEPGAGSIHNGSELFTRFTNGAFILSLGYFFGAFVIAFLAIFSSFSVIAGEAEQGVMQALLPRPLPRWKWYAGRWLGFVTLGVVYAFILFLAILLITNVHASVPRDPAALVKSFLLFASVVPLLISVSMLGSGIFSALGNGVFMTMLYGAGFLGGMLDKLSGSLRLENDALNVLHNLTGIMSMLMPADALQRRMTAELFSLKDISGLVSLSNGGLSIINISAYPSVSFIVYAVCYTVIVFVIGILHFQRKDL
- a CDS encoding ABC transporter ATP-binding protein, encoding MSSAPAIDANALTKEYPNGRGCRDVTITVGKGEAFGFLGPNGAGKSTFVKMLVGLISPTGGKASILGHPLGSLEAKAKIGYLPELYRYQDWLTGEEVVRLHAKLSRTRKSVADIRIPQLLQEVGIGQRGKDRVKHYSKGMQQRLGLACALVNEPEIIFLDEPSSALDPIGRMEVRMILERLKERGITIFLNSHLLEDVEVLCDRMAMLNNGTVLRHGKVSEILSQRTSWHFKVGGYTPFLLSWLKEHTGLTIRQTTAGAGKTRQGIGQEPELGSSVVWLEAELDNEEQAGWLNGLIVEQGMTLYEVTRKQERLEEWFMDAVSGLSHRGESE
- a CDS encoding GTP cyclohydrolase II, encoding MIKPDILSILQNKIKRISKDDSTNILVGPITLPVNLDGETVTFKWYSWLKVTDEELQQAEGKEATELLISRLSSMNLADGQQSSVLVYGDFENSDEALIRMHSICHTGDIFGSKRCDCGFQLHTSMKMIAQHGSGALFYLANHEGRGIGLFSKAMAYILQEEGYDTVEANLELGFADDSRDYTDAISVLQHLRSKPVTLITNNPKKMEALRAAGMNTVKRVPLWGDVSVFNEKYLRTKVARSGHLEAVQSADFFEGRVAK
- a CDS encoding winged helix-turn-helix transcriptional regulator — translated: MNNFEMCPRFEKAVDVLSKRWVALIVFVLMDGPRRFGEIEHCLSNLSGKVLSDRLKEMENEGIIQRTVYPEMPVRIEYSLTDKGTALAPILGEIGNWSTDWIEIGVTK